A portion of the Moraxella ovis genome contains these proteins:
- a CDS encoding FKBP-type peptidyl-prolyl cis-trans isomerase, with protein sequence MIDFKTQDLIVGTGKAAERGALITAHYTGYLADGTVFDSSHSRGQPFECVIGTGRVIKGWDLGVLGSEIGAKLVQKWGIELELPAFDAMKVGGKRQLVVPTHLGYGERSVGKIPPNSDLTFEIELLDVKTRD encoded by the coding sequence ATGATTGATTTTAAAACACAAGACCTCATTGTAGGCACCGGTAAAGCTGCTGAACGTGGCGCATTAATCACCGCTCACTATACGGGCTATCTGGCGGATGGCACGGTATTTGATTCATCGCACAGTCGTGGGCAGCCGTTTGAGTGCGTCATCGGTACAGGGCGCGTGATTAAGGGGTGGGATCTGGGTGTATTGGGTAGTGAGATCGGGGCAAAGCTTGTCCAAAAGTGGGGCATTGAGCTTGAGCTGCCAGCATTCGATGCGATGAAAGTCGGCGGTAAAAGACAGCTTGTCGTGCCCACGCACCTTGGCTATGGTGAGCGTTCGGTGGGGAAAATTCCACCGAATTCAGATCTGACCTTTGAGATTGAGCTTCTCGATGTGAAGACGCGCGATTAA
- a CDS encoding GNAT family N-acetyltransferase, with protein MNTACKFLLMRYAFEVLSYQTVALRTSSLNIRSQAAIERLGAKKDGVIRNQRTTQDGIICDTVMYSITADEWPNVKHNLQQKMQ; from the coding sequence GTGAACACTGCCTGTAAGTTTCTGCTGATGAGGTACGCCTTTGAAGTGCTGTCTTATCAGACGGTTGCGCTTAGAACCAGTAGTTTAAACATACGTTCACAGGCGGCGATTGAGCGACTGGGTGCCAAAAAAGATGGCGTCATCCGCAATCAACGCACTACCCAAGACGGCATCATTTGCGATACGGTGATGTACAGCATCACGGCGGATGAATGGCCAAACGTTAAACATAACTTACAACAAAAGATGCAGTAG
- a CDS encoding GNAT family N-acetyltransferase — protein MKLLQLPSDLTLSHDGVRLELLDLRHEDDLVQACQDGNLWKLLYTIAPSPDKVHEYIATAHAMMDRVAFVVIDEITGRAIGSTSYHDILPHCLRLEIGYTWYAKSYWRTREHCL, from the coding sequence TTGAAACTTTTGCAATTGCCGTCCGACCTGACGCTATCGCATGATGGCGTGCGACTAGAGTTATTGGACCTTCGTCATGAGGATGATTTGGTGCAGGCATGCCAAGATGGTAATCTGTGGAAGCTGCTTTACACCATCGCACCAAGCCCTGATAAAGTTCATGAATACATCGCTACGGCTCATGCGATGATGGATAGGGTTGCCTTTGTGGTCATCGATGAGATCACAGGGCGTGCGATTGGCAGTACGAGTTATCATGATATCTTGCCGCATTGTTTGCGCCTCGAGATTGGCTATACTTGGTATGCCAAGAGTTATTGGCGCACGCGTGAACACTGCCTGTAA
- a CDS encoding DUF1653 domain-containing protein, whose product MNKVQPGIYRHYKGNLYQVLHTAQHSETEECLVVYRALYGDYGVWVRPADMFHEMVNVDGQDVPRFELIKEIVS is encoded by the coding sequence ATGAATAAGGTTCAGCCGGGCATCTATCGTCATTATAAGGGCAATCTGTACCAAGTTCTACACACCGCGCAGCACAGCGAGACTGAAGAGTGCCTTGTGGTGTATCGCGCGTTGTATGGCGATTATGGCGTGTGGGTGCGACCTGCCGACATGTTCCACGAGATGGTGAATGTCGATGGTCAAGATGTACCACGATTTGAGCTTATCAAGGAGATCGTCTCTTGA
- a CDS encoding histidine phosphatase family protein: MKKFYLIRHAQSESNARLAIRPNPVINLTDVGRMEAEELSEWLSINIQQPIDGVFTSHYVRTAQTAAPFLAQLGGTAKVIEALHEFDYLDFDRIKDLSFEDLIATADNFWQQGDTTYQDGTAEDTYERFVERVCTVRQMFDELPDGNYVVFTHGMWIGMLMWQIIHGNGTRMMDMPAFRAYELAIRPKNCEVYLLTDAQGVQSVAKVRVRDE; this comes from the coding sequence ATGAAAAAATTTTACCTTATTCGCCACGCTCAGAGTGAATCCAACGCCCGCCTTGCCATTCGTCCAAACCCTGTGATTAATCTGACCGATGTCGGCAGAATGGAGGCTGAAGAGCTCTCCGAATGGCTAAGCATTAACATCCAGCAGCCGATCGATGGCGTGTTTACGTCCCACTATGTACGTACGGCACAGACAGCCGCGCCGTTTTTGGCACAGCTTGGCGGCACAGCAAAGGTAATCGAGGCGCTGCATGAGTTTGATTATTTGGACTTTGATCGTATTAAGGATCTGTCATTTGAGGACTTGATCGCTACGGCGGATAATTTTTGGCAGCAGGGCGATACCACTTATCAGGACGGCACGGCAGAAGATACCTATGAGCGGTTCGTGGAGCGAGTGTGCACGGTGCGCCAGATGTTCGATGAGCTGCCAGATGGTAATTACGTTGTATTTACACATGGTATGTGGATTGGCATGTTGATGTGGCAGATTATCCACGGCAATGGTACACGCATGATGGACATGCCGGCTTTTCGTGCGTATGAGCTTGCTATCCGCCCAAAAAACTGTGAAGTCTATCTACTAACAGATGCCCAAGGCGTGCAGTCAGTGGCGAAGGTGCGGGTGCGTGATGAATAA
- the tyrS gene encoding tyrosine--tRNA ligase — MSNFLPPAEQLELLKRGVVEIYSEEDLLKKLAKGRPLRIKLGMDPTAPDLHFGHTVVLNKLRAFQELGHEVLFLIGDYTARIGDPSGKNATRPTLSEEQVKANAETYAKQVFKILDKDKTTIMFNSDWFSKMSAGDMIALASQLTVSRMLERDDFSKRYNSQTPIAIHEFLYPLVQGYDSIAMEADVEIGGTDQTFNVLMGRTLQGRYGKEPQVCITMPLLEGLDGVQKMSKSLGNYIGIDEPAGVMYQKILSMPDTLIARYFELLSFKPMNEVNALLDEMANGRNPQELKKILAHELIERFHDKESADNAHRSAGNRLADGELPIDLPEVSLSLDGADKLFITQVLNQASLAKNSAQAKDMLSRGAVKVDGQVVDASFALGAGQTVVIQAGKKAYARVSVA; from the coding sequence ATGTCAAATTTTTTGCCCCCTGCCGAACAACTTGAACTTCTAAAACGTGGCGTGGTTGAGATTTATTCCGAAGAAGATTTGTTAAAAAAACTCGCCAAAGGTCGCCCTTTGCGTATCAAACTTGGCATGGACCCCACCGCTCCTGATTTGCATTTTGGGCATACGGTTGTTTTGAACAAACTGCGTGCCTTTCAAGAATTGGGGCATGAAGTGCTGTTTCTTATTGGCGACTACACCGCTCGCATTGGCGACCCGTCTGGCAAAAACGCCACCCGTCCGACCCTATCTGAAGAGCAGGTCAAGGCAAATGCCGAAACTTACGCCAAGCAAGTCTTTAAAATCCTAGATAAAGACAAAACCACCATTATGTTTAACTCTGACTGGTTCTCCAAGATGAGTGCAGGGGACATGATTGCCCTAGCCAGTCAGCTTACCGTGTCTCGTATGCTTGAACGTGATGATTTCTCAAAACGCTACAACAGCCAAACCCCGATCGCCATTCACGAATTTTTGTACCCACTTGTACAAGGCTATGACAGCATTGCCATGGAAGCTGATGTGGAGATTGGCGGTACTGACCAGACCTTTAACGTGCTTATGGGACGTACCCTACAGGGTCGCTACGGCAAAGAACCCCAAGTTTGTATCACCATGCCCCTTTTGGAGGGCTTGGACGGTGTACAAAAAATGTCCAAATCGCTTGGCAACTACATTGGCATTGACGAACCTGCGGGCGTGATGTACCAAAAAATCCTATCCATGCCCGACACGCTCATCGCTCGCTATTTTGAGCTTTTGAGCTTTAAGCCGATGAATGAAGTGAATGCCTTGCTTGATGAAATGGCAAACGGTCGCAACCCCCAAGAATTAAAGAAAATCCTAGCCCATGAGCTCATTGAGCGTTTTCATGATAAAGAGTCTGCCGACAACGCCCACCGCTCAGCAGGCAATCGCTTGGCAGACGGGGAGTTGCCCATTGATTTGCCCGAAGTGTCGCTGTCTCTTGACGGTGCGGACAAGCTCTTTATCACCCAAGTGCTAAATCAAGCCAGCCTTGCCAAAAATTCCGCCCAAGCCAAAGATATGCTGTCTCGTGGGGCGGTCAAAGTGGACGGGCAAGTCGTGGACGCAAGTTTTGCCCTTGGTGCAGGGCAGACGGTTGTGATACAGGCAGGGAAAAAGGCGTATGCCAGAGTAAGCGTTGCATAA
- the gshA gene encoding glutamate--cysteine ligase has product MKTQQFRLPEWFDSELVAGMKRGIEKEGLRMRADGYAAKTPHPADLGSKLTHPYITTDYSENLLELITEPFSSIKEALDMLRELHVLVHRSLGDELMWPLSMPCMTADNDEDIPLADYGTSNIGKLKTLYRSGLGVRYGRKMQTIAGLHYNLSIGDDLFDRWFKHSGGEDFTAFKNDKYLALIRNFKRLTPLVLYLLGASPAVCASFIKGREHHLVPLSDGSYTYYQPHGTSLRMGKLGYTNSVQEDLNIEYNDLNEYIKGLRAAIGTPFKDFSDIGVDDKDGNPIQINDHILQIENEFYSPIRPKQITKSGETPTAALADRGIAYVEFRAIDLDPYSDIGIRVQTACFLEVLAVYCLLLNSPALYKDEEKRLQANIDTVVNHGRNTDLVINTEIGDMYLHDWIVKHLTNMQIIADAFDDHHGGNAYREALAMMQGKATNPEFTLSAQIETDSRRLGSTWALGKLLAKKHQNDLLNHALSQENEAHFAKVTKDSIQEQADIEQADTLSFYDYIQSHRQ; this is encoded by the coding sequence ATGAAAACACAGCAATTTCGCCTGCCTGAATGGTTCGACTCCGAGTTGGTCGCAGGCATGAAGCGCGGCATCGAAAAAGAAGGCTTGCGCATGCGCGCTGATGGCTATGCCGCCAAGACGCCGCACCCTGCCGATCTGGGCTCAAAGCTAACCCATCCCTACATCACAACTGACTATTCTGAGAATTTACTTGAGCTCATCACCGAGCCTTTTTCATCAATCAAAGAAGCCTTGGACATGCTAAGAGAGCTACATGTGCTCGTGCACCGCTCACTAGGCGATGAATTGATGTGGCCGCTATCCATGCCGTGCATGACCGCCGACAATGATGAAGACATTCCACTGGCCGATTACGGCACATCCAATATCGGCAAACTAAAAACCCTGTACCGCTCTGGGCTTGGGGTGCGTTATGGTCGCAAGATGCAAACCATCGCAGGGCTGCACTACAACCTATCCATCGGCGATGACTTGTTTGACAGATGGTTCAAGCATTCAGGTGGGGAAGACTTTACCGCTTTTAAAAACGACAAATATCTTGCCTTAATCCGTAACTTCAAGCGCCTAACCCCGCTTGTGCTGTATCTGCTGGGGGCAAGTCCTGCGGTGTGTGCGTCATTCATTAAGGGACGCGAGCACCACCTTGTGCCGCTGTCAGATGGCAGCTACACCTACTATCAGCCACACGGGACAAGCCTTCGCATGGGTAAGCTTGGCTATACTAACAGCGTCCAAGAAGACCTAAACATCGAATACAACGATCTAAACGAGTACATCAAAGGTCTGCGTGCAGCGATCGGTACACCATTTAAAGACTTTAGCGACATCGGCGTGGATGACAAGGACGGCAATCCTATCCAGATTAACGACCACATCCTCCAAATCGAGAACGAATTCTACAGCCCGATTCGCCCAAAACAAATCACCAAATCGGGCGAAACACCAACCGCTGCCTTGGCTGATCGCGGCATCGCTTATGTTGAATTCCGTGCCATCGACTTAGACCCTTATAGTGACATCGGCATTCGCGTACAGACAGCGTGTTTCCTAGAAGTATTGGCGGTGTATTGCCTACTGCTTAACTCGCCTGCCCTATATAAAGATGAAGAAAAACGCCTACAAGCCAACATCGACACTGTGGTAAACCATGGCCGTAATACGGATCTTGTCATTAACACCGAGATCGGCGACATGTATCTGCACGACTGGATCGTCAAGCACCTAACCAACATGCAGATCATCGCTGATGCCTTTGATGACCATCACGGTGGTAATGCCTATCGCGAAGCCTTGGCGATGATGCAAGGCAAGGCGACCAACCCAGAGTTTACGCTCTCCGCCCAAATCGAGACCGACAGTCGTAGACTTGGTAGCACATGGGCATTGGGCAAGCTACTTGCTAAGAAACACCAAAACGACCTTCTTAATCATGCGCTAAGCCAAGAGAACGAAGCGCATTTTGCCAAAGTCACCAAAGACTCCATCCAAGAGCAAGCCGACATTGAACAGGCGGATACGCTGTCATTCTATGACTATATCCAAAGCCATCGCCAGTAA
- a CDS encoding disulfide bond formation protein B produces MTYRQINAFLVFICAVGSVFAIGYLQNTLGLDPCPLCIFQRIGLWAMGLFAFLGLIFNPKGKGSRLTLWLGSLLGTLWGAGVAARHVWLQHLPADEVPACGPGLNYWVETLPIMQVFEQVLKGSGECALIDWTFLGLSIPMQTLVLFVVILVILLVQLTKILQHRP; encoded by the coding sequence ATGACTTATCGTCAAATCAACGCCTTCTTGGTATTCATCTGTGCGGTAGGCAGTGTATTTGCCATCGGCTACCTTCAAAACACTCTTGGACTTGACCCGTGCCCTTTGTGTATTTTTCAGCGGATTGGGCTGTGGGCGATGGGCTTATTTGCATTCTTGGGGCTGATTTTTAACCCCAAAGGCAAAGGATCTCGCCTAACATTATGGCTAGGCTCACTGCTGGGTACGCTGTGGGGCGCAGGTGTCGCTGCTCGTCATGTGTGGCTGCAGCATCTGCCTGCCGATGAAGTGCCTGCCTGCGGACCGGGACTGAACTACTGGGTGGAGACGCTGCCTATAATGCAGGTCTTTGAGCAGGTGTTAAAAGGCTCAGGCGAATGCGCACTCATTGATTGGACATTCCTAGGTCTATCCATTCCCATGCAGACACTGGTTCTGTTTGTTGTTATTTTGGTGATTTTATTGGTGCAACTCACCAAGATTCTTCAACATCGCCCTTGA
- the mpl gene encoding UDP-N-acetylmuramate:L-alanyl-gamma-D-glutamyl-meso-diaminopimelate ligase has protein sequence MHVHILGICGTFMGSLALLARDLGHTVTGSDTAIYPPMSTQLHNAGVEILEGYKAEHLQPAPDLVIVGNASKRGMEAVEYMLNERLPYTSGPQFLAEHVLQHRHVLAVAGTHGKTTTTTMLSWILQYAGIDTGFLIGGVPQVSSDDMRLQDAFKHSSHLGKDYFVIEADEYDSAFFDKRSKFVHYRPTTAILNNLEYDHADIFPDLKAIQTQFHHMIRMIPAKGQIIMPANTQSLEDTLEMGAWTPVVRTSLGDDGDHKAQLLKEDGSSFNVTIAGDSAQVNWGMSGLHNVNNALVAISAAHHVGVSVANACEALSNFGGIKRRMELIGDVGDILVFDDFAHHPTAITTTLDGAKKMLQSRRIWAVIEPRSNTMKLGSHRDHLAPSASIADFALWYEPANLAWGLADAIGNAPNQQVLTNTDDIIACLKANAKAGDAIIIMSNGGFESIHTRLLDALSE, from the coding sequence ATGCACGTTCATATTTTAGGTATTTGTGGTACTTTCATGGGTTCGCTTGCCCTATTGGCGCGCGATCTGGGCCACACCGTAACAGGCTCGGACACTGCCATCTACCCGCCGATGAGCACTCAGCTGCATAACGCTGGTGTTGAGATCTTAGAAGGTTATAAAGCTGAACACCTACAACCTGCGCCAGATCTTGTCATCGTGGGCAATGCCAGCAAGCGCGGCATGGAAGCGGTCGAATACATGCTAAACGAACGCCTGCCCTACACATCAGGACCGCAGTTCTTAGCCGAGCACGTCCTACAGCATCGTCATGTCTTGGCGGTGGCGGGCACACACGGCAAAACCACGACCACAACCATGCTGTCATGGATTCTGCAATATGCTGGCATTGATACGGGATTTTTGATCGGTGGTGTGCCACAAGTTAGCAGTGATGATATGCGCCTGCAAGATGCCTTTAAGCACAGCTCGCACCTGGGTAAAGATTATTTTGTCATCGAAGCGGACGAGTATGACTCGGCATTTTTTGATAAGCGTTCTAAGTTCGTGCATTATCGCCCGACGACCGCCATCTTAAATAACCTAGAATATGATCACGCTGACATCTTCCCAGATCTAAAGGCAATCCAAACCCAATTTCACCACATGATTCGCATGATTCCTGCCAAGGGTCAGATTATCATGCCTGCCAACACCCAAAGCCTAGAAGATACTCTGGAGATGGGCGCATGGACGCCTGTGGTGCGTACCTCTCTAGGCGATGATGGCGATCACAAGGCACAGCTATTAAAAGAAGACGGCTCATCATTCAATGTGACCATCGCAGGCGACAGCGCCCAAGTAAATTGGGGCATGAGCGGTCTGCATAACGTCAATAATGCACTGGTTGCCATTAGTGCCGCTCATCATGTGGGCGTAAGCGTGGCGAATGCGTGTGAAGCGTTGTCGAACTTTGGCGGCATCAAAAGACGTATGGAGCTGATCGGCGATGTTGGTGATATTCTGGTATTCGATGACTTTGCACACCATCCTACTGCCATCACCACCACACTAGACGGCGCCAAAAAAATGCTGCAAAGTCGTAGAATTTGGGCGGTCATCGAGCCACGCTCCAACACCATGAAGCTGGGCAGTCACCGCGACCATCTTGCGCCATCGGCGTCGATCGCTGACTTTGCGCTGTGGTATGAGCCTGCCAATTTGGCATGGGGCTTGGCTGACGCCATTGGCAATGCACCAAACCAACAAGTGTTGACCAACACAGATGACATCATCGCCTGCCTAAAAGCAAACGCCAAAGCAGGCGATGCCATCATCATCATGTCAAATGGCGGCTTTGAGAGCATTCACACCCGTCTATTGGACGCATTGTCTGAGTGA
- a CDS encoding acyl-CoA thioesterase has product MLSVTGVYEPILVGDDRPDVLAEYPSVHVQPVAWGEMDGFHHLNNVVFYRYAESARISYLRASGLVKTRTDISTILAANSCQYKCPVTYPDTLLVGVRIKNLGTTSVVFEHAYYSTAQDAIVATAEAVMVRADEHGAKQVWADSERAAFAKFEGREL; this is encoded by the coding sequence ATGCTTAGTGTGACTGGCGTGTATGAGCCGATATTGGTGGGCGATGATCGCCCTGATGTGTTGGCGGAGTATCCTAGCGTCCATGTTCAGCCTGTGGCGTGGGGCGAGATGGATGGCTTTCACCACCTAAATAACGTGGTATTCTACCGCTATGCTGAGTCAGCGCGCATTAGCTATTTGCGCGCGTCCGGGCTGGTGAAGACGCGTACTGATATTTCGACCATCTTGGCGGCGAACAGCTGTCAGTACAAATGCCCCGTCACTTATCCAGACACATTGCTGGTCGGTGTGCGCATTAAGAACTTGGGCACGACAAGCGTGGTGTTCGAACATGCTTATTATAGCACCGCTCAAGACGCCATCGTAGCGACAGCCGAGGCGGTGATGGTGCGCGCTGATGAACATGGCGCAAAGCAAGTGTGGGCGGACAGTGAGCGAGCAGCCTTTGCTAAGTTTGAAGGTCGCGAGCTTTAA
- a CDS encoding oxidative damage protection protein — translation MEIFNPKANLVMCRKYKQELPKLPNPPFPNAKGQEIQDTVSAKAWGEWLELQTMLINEKHLSMVDKEAKKFIAEQRELFLDNGDYERPAGYKPKADA, via the coding sequence ATGGAAATCTTTAACCCTAAAGCCAATCTTGTGATGTGCCGTAAATACAAACAAGAATTACCCAAACTACCCAACCCACCTTTTCCTAATGCCAAAGGGCAGGAGATTCAAGACACCGTCTCTGCTAAGGCATGGGGCGAGTGGCTAGAACTACAAACCATGCTCATCAACGAAAAACACCTAAGTATGGTGGATAAAGAAGCCAAAAAATTCATCGCTGAACAGCGTGAATTATTCCTAGATAATGGCGATTACGAACGCCCCGCAGGCTATAAACCAAAGGCGGATGCCTAA
- the argH gene encoding argininosuccinate lyase codes for MWGGRFTEATDRFVAEFTASVNFDKRMANQDIQGSIAHATMLGQCGIITADESRQIVDGLTQIKGEIERGEFEWRVELEDVHMNIESRLTALIGDVGKKLHTGRSRNDQVATDIRLYLRDETDKIIALIGKLQNGLLDLASKHTTTIMPGFTHLQTAQPVSFSHHVMAWFEMLCRDSERFAQTRTRINQMPLGSAALAGTTYPIDRTITARLLGFDGISENSLDAVSDRDFAIEFTANASILMMHLSRMSEELILWMSAQFGFIHIPDRFCTGSSIMPQKKNPDVPELVRGKTARVFGQLTTLLTLMKNQPLAYNKDNQEDKEPLFDCVDTLTGSLIAFADMLPNITPNVENMRTATMKGYATATDLADYLVKKGLPFRDAHEVVGSAVALGVSKGVDLSELSLDELKAFSPLISDDVFDCLTLEGSLNARNHIGGTAPEQVVKAIERGRGRVKG; via the coding sequence ATGTGGGGCGGACGTTTTACCGAAGCCACCGACCGTTTTGTTGCCGAATTTACCGCCTCGGTCAATTTTGACAAACGCATGGCAAATCAAGACATACAAGGCTCTATCGCCCACGCCACCATGCTTGGACAGTGCGGTATCATCACCGCCGATGAGAGCCGTCAAATCGTGGACGGACTGACTCAAATCAAAGGCGAGATTGAGCGTGGCGAATTTGAATGGCGTGTGGAGCTAGAAGACGTTCATATGAACATTGAGAGTCGCTTGACCGCCTTGATTGGCGATGTCGGCAAAAAACTGCACACAGGGCGTAGCCGTAACGACCAAGTGGCAACCGACATTCGCCTGTACCTAAGAGATGAGACCGACAAAATCATCGCCTTAATTGGCAAATTACAAAATGGTCTATTAGATTTGGCGAGCAAACACACCACGACCATCATGCCCGGCTTTACGCATTTGCAGACCGCCCAGCCTGTGAGTTTTTCTCATCATGTCATGGCGTGGTTTGAGATGCTTTGCCGTGATAGCGAGCGTTTTGCCCAGACTCGCACTCGCATTAACCAAATGCCACTTGGCTCGGCGGCTCTGGCAGGGACAACTTATCCCATTGACCGCACAATCACCGCTCGTCTGCTTGGCTTTGACGGCATTTCTGAGAACTCGCTCGATGCGGTGTCTGACCGTGATTTTGCCATTGAATTTACCGCCAACGCCAGCATTTTGATGATGCACCTATCTCGCATGAGTGAAGAGCTGATTTTGTGGATGTCGGCACAGTTTGGTTTTATCCATATCCCTGACCGCTTTTGTACAGGGTCGTCTATCATGCCCCAAAAGAAAAATCCTGACGTGCCAGAGCTTGTGCGTGGTAAGACCGCTCGTGTGTTCGGACAGCTCACAACTCTGCTCACACTCATGAAAAATCAGCCCCTAGCGTACAATAAGGACAACCAAGAAGACAAAGAGCCCCTGTTTGACTGCGTGGACACACTGACAGGCTCGCTCATCGCCTTTGCTGATATGCTTCCAAACATCACGCCAAATGTAGAAAATATGCGTACCGCCACGATGAAAGGCTATGCCACAGCGACTGATTTGGCGGATTATCTCGTCAAAAAGGGCTTGCCGTTTCGTGATGCTCATGAAGTGGTTGGGAGTGCGGTGGCACTTGGCGTATCAAAAGGCGTGGATTTGAGTGAGCTTAGCCTTGATGAGTTAAAGGCGTTTAGTCCGCTGATTAGCGATGATGTCTTTGACTGCCTAACCCTAGAAGGCTCGCTAAACGCTCGTAATCATATCGGGGGTACTGCCCCAGAGCAGGTGGTAAAAGCGATTGAGCGGGGGCGTGGTCGGGTTAAAGGCTGA